The following nucleotide sequence is from Triticum dicoccoides isolate Atlit2015 ecotype Zavitan chromosome 7B, WEW_v2.0, whole genome shotgun sequence.
CATCATGGGCTGCCTTCCTCAATATGCATTAGGAGATCCGAGACCCCACATGTGCATCAAAAACTAcaacacgatctggtggagcacctatggaggctcaagggcaacgccTAGTTCGATGTGTGATGAACTATGAGTTTGCTTCGTTGAACTATGAGTTTTAATTTGTGTTTGAATTATGAGTTTGCTTCGTTAAACTATTTGATTtgtattgatttctgtgatgaactatgtgataaaaatagTTTTTGTTGAATTTGTGCCGAAGTGTGCTGAATTTGGGCCGAAATCAACGGCTGGGGGCGAACTTATGGGGTCGGCTGGGAATCCACTAGTATACTTTGATAATTGGCACCTAGCTGTTCAGGTAGCTAGCAAGAAAGCCTGCATACCACGCGACACGATGCGATTACCAGCGAGCCAAACACAATACGGGTGCGACGGGGGAGCTCAGCTCACACAGCTTCTGCTGCCTGCCATGGCGCTCCCACTCTGTCACATGCCAATCGGATCCACACACACGTCACAACTCACACGTGACACACTACACGGGAACGCACACCCCATAGCTCTACTTCCTGGTGGTTCCGGCAAAGAACGCGAGGGCACCGACGAGCGGCGCATTGATGTAGGTGGCGGGCTCGGACTGTGCGTAGTTGCCACGGTCGTCGTCGAAGCCGTCCCTCGAGTCCGGCCCGCCCACAACGGCGCCGACGAGCACGTTCGGGTTGGCCCCGCCGGCGTGGAGGTACTGGAACCCGGCGTCGCAGCCGATTCGGCCCGGGTGCGCGCGCACCGACGGCATGGACGCACCCCGGTGGTGCGCGCGCTCCGGGAACCGCGCCCCGAACCCAACCATGTACGACCTCCCCGCCGGGTTCTTCCCCAGGATGTAGTCCACCTGCCGCTTCGCCAGCGCCACCAGGTCGGCCGGCGACACGACGCCGCCGCCGCAGGACACGATGGCGCCGCTGGACTTGAGGTACTTGGAGTAGGCGAGCAGCAGGAACGTCGCCGTCGTCACGTACTGCATGTTGCTCTCGCCCTCCTTGTAGATGAGCCCTCCCGGCGTGTACTGGCCGGCCTGGAAGCTGCTCGTCCCGGGGACGAGCGAGCAGATGTAGCTGTCGGAGTGAGCCTTGTAGAGCTGCAGCCCCTGCAGCTTGCGCCGCAGGAACCCCCTGGAGAGGAGCACCTTGGTGCCGACCCTCTTGTCGTCCCAGCTGAAGGAGTagtcgtcgtcgccggcgccaagctGCATGCCGTACGCCTCCACGTACGTCATGTACGACGCGTTGTTGGACGCGCGGTGCAGCCACGACGCCGCCCACAGGAGTTCGTCGTGGTAGCCCGAGTAGGAGCAGTAGAACGGGCAGACCTCGGAGCTGAGGGAGTCGCTGTAGGAGCCGCGGTGCCGGTCGGCGAAGTCGAACACctccatggcggcgtggagcaggcGGGAGGCGTAGGCGGGGTCGGAGCGGCGAAACGCGATCGAGGACGCTGCCAGCGCCGCGGCCGTTTCGCCGGCGACGTCGGAGCCCGGTTTGTTGGCGTCGACGCGGTAGACGCTGCGGGGCGTGTCCATGTCCTCCGGCCGCTCCCAGCACGCGTGGTCGCGTCCCGGCTCGCCGACCTGGACGTAGAGCGCGCCGGGGGTGGCGGTGGCGGCCTTGAGGAGGTAGTCGGCGCCCCAGCGCACGGCGGCCCTGGCGTGGGGTAGCTCGGCGCCCATGAACTTGCCGAAGTCGGCGACGCTCCACGCCAGCATTGTCGTCGAGAAGGCCATCGGCAGCCCGAACTTGAGGTTGTCGCCT
It contains:
- the LOC119336047 gene encoding endoglucanase 19-like, with protein sequence MGPSGGSLVATVAVLHLLLLAPSMAAAFNYADALAKSIIFFEGQRSGKLPPGNRMPWRADSGLTDGAQYNVDLVGGYYDAGDNLKFGLPMAFSTTMLAWSVADFGKFMGAELPHARAAVRWGADYLLKAATATPGALYVQVGEPGRDHACWERPEDMDTPRSVYRVDANKPGSDVAGETAAALAASSIAFRRSDPAYASRLLHAAMEVFDFADRHRGSYSDSLSSEVCPFYCSYSGYHDELLWAASWLHRASNNASYMTYVEAYGMQLGAGDDDYSFSWDDKRVGTKVLLSRGFLRRKLQGLQLYKAHSDSYICSLVPGTSSFQAGQYTPGGLIYKEGESNMQYVTTATFLLLAYSKYLKSSGAIVSCGGGVVSPADLVALAKRQVDYILGKNPAGRSYMVGFGARFPERAHHRGASMPSVRAHPGRIGCDAGFQYLHAGGANPNVLVGAVVGGPDSRDGFDDDRGNYAQSEPATYINAPLVGALAFFAGTTRK